The Salmo salar chromosome ssa19, Ssal_v3.1, whole genome shotgun sequence DNA window aaaatgtatatattAAGTGCAATGAGCTTCCTCAAAAGTTTTGAGTAATGACAGCACATTGGGGTTTACAGTGTAGCGGTGTGGAGGGTTAGGACCCCAGAGGGCTGGCCTGGAAGGAGCCTGTAGCGGTGTGGAGGGTTAGGACCCCAGAGGGCTGGCCTGGAAGGAGCCTGTAGCGGTGTGGAGGGTTAGGACCCCAGAGGGCTGGCCTGGAAGGAGCCTGTAGCGGTGTGGAGGGTTAGGACCCCAGAGGGCTAGCCTGGAAGGAGCCTGTAGTGGTGTGGAGGGTTAGGACCCCAGAGGGCTGGCCTGGAAGGAGCCTATAGCGGTGTGGAGGGTTAGGACCCCAGAGGGCTGGCCTGGAAGGAGCCTGTAGCGGTGTGGAGGGTTAGGACCCCAGAGGGCTGGCCTGGAAGGAGCCTGTAGTGTAGATGCATATGGAGGCGGATCAGTGGCCTGAAGACAGCTTCACCCCAGTCAGACACCAGAAACTCCCCGCACCATTGGACATCTCCTGCAGGGGCAGGGACAACACAGAGTGACGGACAGGCCCAAGAGGTGAAGGGTAAGGGGTGACGTTAAAATGACCTGAATGTAGATATGGAtggactgatgatgatgatgatgatgatgatgatgatgatgatgatgatgatgatgatgatgatgatgatgatgacactgTCTCATCCCAGATGAGATTAGGTAAGAAGCAGAGGCACCTTCagaaggggagagagtagagaggagaggagagagactgacggatagagaaagagagagaacagtagagtgatGATAGAGTGTAGATGAGAATTGAAGGTGAAACAGTCTACAAGTCTACAACATGACGAGTGGAGAGTAGCAATGCATGTGTATGCGTGTTTGTACGATACACTCACAAAGCTGCGTGTTGAGGTGAGACGATGGCGACGCGGGTTGATGATTGTGCCGCTCAGACTACGGACCATTGTGCTGCTGCAGTCAGTCTGGTACACACTCCTCTCCATGTTGGCATTGGGGGTGAGGGAACGAGCTGGCCCTCCTACCCCACACTGCAGCCTCCTGACCGGGCTactacctagacacacacagggCATAGTCTGGAGGTCAGGGATCACtctcactatatacacacacaacttCATACATATACTAGACACACACAGGGCATAGTCTGGAGGTCAGGGATCACtctcactatatacacacacaacttCATACATATACTAGACACACACAGGGCATAGTCTGGAGGTGAGGTCAGGGATCACtctcactatatacacacacaacttCATACATATACTAGACACACACAGGGCATAGTCTGGAGGTCAGGGATCACtctcactatatacacacacaacttCATACATATACTAGACACACAGCTACTATAGTCTGTAGTACCTACTTCTACATCCTGGCTGGAGGCTGGCCCGGTATAGGAAGTCCAGCTCTGAAAACTCTGCCTCCTCAGGGTCACAGGGGTCATGCTGCCCAGGGGCAGGCTGGGAGTTGTAGTTTCGGTAGGGGAGGTGTGGCCTAAAGGGGAGGCGGCGGTCTGGAGGGGTGTCATATGGCGTAACCATGGCATCTGGGCGGTCCACGCTCCAGGAGGACCAATGACGTGTGACGGTGTTGGAGGCGGAACCTTGATCGGGCCAATGTGGAGAGGCAGTGGAGGGTGAGGGGTGGGGCTGACTGCGGGaggagcagagtgtgtgtgtgggtgctcaGGGTTTGTATGTgagggtggagggtgtgtgtgttggcggtcagagtaagagtgtgtgtgtgaggggggagtgtgtgtgtgagatatatcCCAGAGtctgagaggtagagaggggagagagatggccaGGTGTCTGCCAACAGGTCTCACACCCCCAACCTGTAACAACTCTTCCAGGCTCATCCCCTGTccttcctcacccctcctcacccgcTCCCCCTTCTCACCCTCCTCAACCTGTGCTGGGGGGTTGTTGGTGGGAGGGCGTGGGAGGGATGAGTGGAGAGGGGGCTGACCAGGGCCCAGGGTTGCATCCTGGTAGGCTGGCCGGACCTCTTCCCCCTCCTGATTGGGCATCAGCAGTACTTGGAGCGGGCCAGACTGTTCACTGATTGGACCACAGAAGAGAAGGGGTGGGTCAGAGACACTCAGGAGCCAATCACAATCAGAGTAAATAAAGATTTTTGAAAAACACTTCAAATGAAAAtgatgaaatatttagaaataaaAGCCTCTTATGTTAggtttataactgtgtaatgtagtatttatagAGCTACACGGCACTATGTcaccacacatactcacacacaccatcccccaccCCCCACATTAATTCTCCACATCTCCGCTGGCTGGCTCAGTAATAATTACCCAGAAGCCTTTGCAGCAGTCACCATAAATCACAGGTCTATTTTgatgaatagaggagaggaggaagagaatagAGAATACATGAGATAGAGCAGGATAGTGTATACCTGCCATCCAACCCAGCACCAGCCCCTCACAGATATCTCACCATCAAGTACTAGTACAAACCAGTCAAGATCAGCATTGacaaacacagacagatacagacactttCCACTCTACTGCACTACACACAGAGGAGGTTTTGGACAGGCAGATCtgggacacacacagaggggtCCTGGGTTGGGTTTTGGACAGGCAGATCtgggacacacacagaggggtCCTGGGGTGGGTTTTGGACAGGCAGATCtgggacacacacagaggggtCCTGGGGTGGGTTTTGGACGGGCACATCtgggacacacacagaggggtCCTGCAGTGGGTTTTGGACAAGCAGAGCTGGGACACACACAGGGGGGTCCTGTGTGGGTTTTGGGGACACACAGGGGACAGTTATGGTACCTGCGATGTCCCTGTGGACTGGCACTTCCTGTTTCCTGCTCCATATCCTGTTCCTGTGTGATTGGCTCCGCAGTGCTCCTCATGCACGCAACTACAGTCAGTCCACTACGAGCATTAGCCTCATGCAGGGGGCTGAGCACAGCTGAGAATGTTGATGAGAAAGCAggaggagagatacagagagagatggaaatagagatggaaagagagatacagagagagatggaaggagagagagatggagagagatacagaaagagatggaaatagatagagatgaggggagatacagagagagatggggagagagatgcagagagagatacagaaagagatggaaggagagagagatggagagagatacagaaagagatggaaatagagagagatacagagagaaatggaaggagagcaatacagagagagaaatggaaggagagagatacagagagatatggaaatagagagatacagagagagatggagagagatacagagagagatggaagaagagagagatgaagagagagatacagagagagatggaaatagagatagatacagagagagatggagagagaggtacagagagagacagaaatagagagagatacagagagagacggaaatagagagagatgagagagagagatacagagagcgatacagagagagatagatacagagaaagatggagagagagatacagaaagagatggaaggagagagatacagagaaagacggaaatagagagagatacagagagagatggaaatagagagagatgagagagatggagagagacagagagagacggaaatagagagagatatggagagagatggagagagagatacagagagagatggaaatagagagagatatggagagatggagggagagatacagagagagatggaagtagagagagatgagagaaagatggagagagagatacagagagagatggaaatagagatagatacagagagagatggatagagagatacagaaagagatggaaggagagagatacagagagagacggaaatagagagagatacagagagagacagaaatagaaagagatgagagagagatggagagagagatagagacggaaatagagagagatatggagagagatggaaatagagagagatggagagagagatggagagagagatagagacggaaatagagagagatacagagagagacagaaatagaaagagatgagagagagatggagagagagatagagagagacggaaatagagagagatatggaaatagagagagatggagagagagatggagagagacagagagagatggaaatagagagagatggagagagagatggagagagagacagagagagatggaaatagagagagattgagagagagatggaaaacatgaggagaaagaaagagtacaggaggagaaagagagagaaaaagtgaggtggagaagaagagagagagatggaaagggaaATGAGAAAGAAAGATGGAAAGACAGAAAGGAATAGAAttgaaagagagatggaaagaaagagaggaatagAATAGAAAGAGAGGAATATAATACAAAGAGGAAtagaacagaaagagaggaatAGAACAGAAAGAGGGGAAtagaacagaaagagaggaatcgaacagaaagagaggaatagaacagaaagagaggaatagaacagaaagagaggaatcgaacagaaagagaggaatcgaacagaaagagaggaatagaacagaaagagaggaatcgaacagaaagagaggaatcgaacagaaagagaggaatagaacagaaagagaggaatagaacagaaagagaggaattgaacagaaagagaggaatcgaacagaaagagaggaatagaacagaaagagaggaatagaacagaaagagaggaatcgaacagaaagagaggaatagaacagaaagagaggaatagaacagaaagagaggaatcgaacagaaagagaggaatcgaacagaaagagaggaatagaacagaaagagaggaatagaacagaaagagaggaatcgaacagaaagagaggaatagaacagaaagagaggaatagaacagaaagagaggaatagaacagaaagagaggaatagaacagaaagagaggaatagaacagaaagagaggaatcgaacagaaagagagggggaaagaggtatgaaggaaagacagaaaaagagaagcAAAGTAGAGGAGTGGTTATGAAGCATGCAAACaactcctttgtgtgtgtgtgtgtgtgtgtgtgtgtgtgtgtgtgtgtgtgtgtgtgtgtgtgtgtgtgttagtcaatgagagagaggtgaggttttcacacacacacacacacacacacacacacacacacacacacacacacacacacacacacacacacacacacacacacacgcacacactttctccttaaaacacagacacatactcacacattctctctctctcacacacacaccctccccgtCGTCACCTTGGTGTTGTAGCTGGTCTAAGTCCATGTATTTGGAGGGTCTGGGGTTGAATCCCACGGCAGCTTGTCTCTCCGCCTCTTTCCTCCTCTGCTGCTCCTGCTGCCTCGCTCTCCTCACTACCTCCTCCTGAAGCTCATCCAGCTCGCTACGGCCagcgcctgcacacacacacacacacaaacacgcatgcacgcacacgcacgcacaggaACGTGGGAGAAACAAACATGTATAAAtattgtacaaacacacacacactctactaaTCTGATACCGTTAGATatcttacacacatacacacacccaggtTGTTGTTGCAGCCCCAGCGAGGTGCTGGCAGCTCCTGCAGGATGGCACTGGTGCTTTTAGACTTGGGCACCGTGCGCCACGATGGACCAAACATCAACACACGCTTCTGACCTACctccctgagagagagggagagaaacgctgTAAGACTACAAAACATATGTCACAGTatgttgggggtgtgtgtgtgtgtgtgtgtgtgtgtgtgtgtgtgtgtgtgtgtgtgtgtgtgtgtgtgtgtgtgtacctgtcagGGCTGCTCTCATAACCACTCTCCATCCTCTGGATCAGACGAGGCTGAGACTCCGCCCCTCTCAAcgggggaggaggggggcagTCCGTGCCGTTGCCTAGCAACCCAGGCATCCCTGCCACCTCCTCCGTATCTCCCCACACACCGCCTACACCCCCGGCCCTCTCTCTTGCCCCCTGCAGATCAGCCGTGTTAGTTGGACAGTGTTGTTGAACCTCTGAAGGTAGAGGGGGCCCAGGCAGGGTGCTATAGCCCAGCGGAGAGCCTCTCTGGCGGGTGAAGATGCTGTCGATGTTCAGGGCTTCCCTCCGTGGCCTCCAGGCTGGCCGGTAACTTCGACTCCCAGGTGAACTGGAGAGGATaggttacattttacattacacaTGAGTcaaaacactttacaaaatactGCAGCAGGTAACAATGTAAAATGTTAACTTACTGTAATAAGTTTGGAGAACTCAAACTTTAACAGATATATTACATAAGGCTTCTACTGTGCATGCACTTTGTACAGTCACTCCCACATGGACTAGTATATATGTcagtatatacactatatatatacaaaagtatttggacaccccttcacATTTGTGGAtccggctatttcagccatacccattgctgacaggtgtataaaatcgagaacacagccatgcactctccatagacaaacattggcagtagactggccttactgaagagctcagtgactttcaacgtggcaacgTCAtacgatgccacctttccaacaagtcagtccgtcaaatttctgcactgctagagctgccctggtcaaagtCCTGTTATAGTGAAGtcgaaacatctaggagcaacaacggctcagccgcgaggtggtaggccacacaatctcacagagcgggaccgccgagtgatgaagcacgtagcgcgtaaaaatgatctatcctcggttgcaacactcactaccgagttccaaactgcctctggaagcaacatcagcacaataactgttcgtcgggagcttcatgaagtggCCGAGCAgctacacacaagcctaagatcatcatacGCAATgccatcggctggagtggtgtaaagctcaccgccattggatgaatcatacttcactatctggcagtccgacggacgaatctgggtttggcggatgccaggagaatggtACCTGCCTCGATGCAtagagccaactgtaaagtttggtggaggagaaataatggtctggggctgattttcatggttcaggccaggccccttagttccagtgaagggaaatcttaatgctacagcatacaatgacattctatacgattttgtgcttctaactttgtggcaacagtttagggaaggccctttcctgtttcaggatGACAATGCCAcgtacacaaagcgaggtccatacagaaatggtttgttgagatcggtgtggaagaacttgactggcctgcacagagccctgacctcaacctcatcgaacacttttgggatgaattggaatgtcgactgcgagccaggcctaatctcccaacatcagtgcctgacctcactaaagctcttgtagctgaatggaagcaagtccccgcagcaacgttccaacatctagtggaaagccttcccagaagagtggaggctgttatagcagcaaaggggggaccaactccatattaattaccatgattttggaatgagatgttcaacaagcaggtgtccacatacttttggtcatgcagtgtCTGTGTGCGGTAGCGCCCACCTAGACTTGGACTCACTGCTGGTGCTCTCATCCTCCCAGTGTGGCCCCACGGCCCCTGCCTCAGATCCCAGCACAGACCCCCCTATccccgaggaggaggaagaggacatgggacgggaggaagagcaggaggaggagacggGATAGgaggaacaggtagaggaggggggatggaaggaacatgaggagagaggatgggaggaagaGCAAGATGACGTGGGACGACGAGAGGAAAGGAGGAACACAGCTGTCTCTTTATAGTCACCCTGCtgcaggggagggggaggggggcagagGGGGGTCTCTGCTACTTTGTTTgatagagtgagagagcgagagagagaaggagagagagagagagagagagagagagagaggggagagagagagagagagagagagagagagagagagagagagagagagagagagagagcgatgagagAAAGagtgcgagggagggagggagggagggagggagggagggagggagggagggagggagggagggagggagggagggagggagggagggaggccgggAAAGAGACAAAAAGCGAGAGAGGGTGGTTAGATAGTTTACCAGTGGACCATCCACCTCagggaatttcataaaaataaaaatggtaaaacattgaaaaactatactaaatatattcacgtcaccaaataattgattaaaatatactgttttgcaatgaaggtctacagtagcctcaaaagCACTCTGTAGGATAATaccatgaactgacatgttgtccaaccaatcaaaggatcagagaatgaatctagtactgaaagcataagctacagctagctagtatTGCAGTACATGAAATGTGCTgagtagagaaagagaaagacaatagctgAACCGTTTTCAACAAATTAAGTTCTTCAAAATTTAAGGAGAatcaagagacagagagagatttctcatttttttcactttcagtttcacttacttagctagcaaatgcagctggctAGATAAGttactcaaacagagggatgctatgttagc harbors:
- the LOC106593932 gene encoding inactive ubiquitin carboxyl-terminal hydrolase 54; translated protein: MSWKRNYFASGGGCGGPGGGLQGLITTPRTMASFAPSKGLSNEPGQNSCFLNSALQVLWHLDIFRRSFRQLTTHKCMEDSCIFCALKSIFAQFQFSSERVLPSDMLRSALAKTFQDEQRFQLGIMDDAAECFENLLMRIHFHISAETREDICTAKHCIPHQKFAMTLFEQCVCSSCGASSDPLPFIQMVHYISTTSLCNQAVRMLECREKPTPNMFGELLRNASNMGDLRNCPSNCGEVLRIRRVLMNSPEIVSIGLVWDSDHSDLAEDVIHSLGTCLHLGDLFYRVTEERARQAELYLVGMVCYYGKHYSTFFFQTKIRKWMYFDDAHVKEIGPKWKDVVARCIKGHYQPLLLLYADPRGTPVVSQDISSLSYPQLDLLHCSKAGYESEDSGREPSISSDTRTDSSDSSSHRASRNRPLRQSTGSHLSNKTQTIVVGNHDNSTPLHSAVAAAETPLCPPPPPLQQGDYKETAVFLLSSRRPTSSCSSSHPLSSCSFHPPSSTCSSYPVSSSCSSSRPMSSSSSSGIGGSVLGSEAGAVGPHWEDESTSSESKSSSPGSRSYRPAWRPRREALNIDSIFTRQRGSPLGYSTLPGPPLPSEVQQHCPTNTADLQGARERAGGVGGVWGDTEEVAGMPGLLGNGTDCPPPPPLRGAESQPRLIQRMESGYESSPDREVGQKRVLMFGPSWRTVPKSKSTSAILQELPAPRWGCNNNLGAGRSELDELQEEVVRRARQQEQQRRKEAERQAAVGFNPRPSKYMDLDQLQHQAVLSPLHEANARSGLTVVACMRSTAEPITQEQDMEQETGSASPQGHRSEQSGPLQVLLMPNQEGEEVRPAYQDATLGPGQPPLHSSLPRPPTNNPPAQVEEGEKGERVRRGEEGQGMSLEELLQVGGVRPVGRHLAISLPSLPLRLWDISHTHTPPSHTHSYSDRQHTHPPPSHTNPEHPHTHSAPPAVSPTPHPPLPLHIGPIKVPPPTPSHVIGPPGAWTAQMPWLRHMTPLQTAASPLGHTSPTETTTPSLPLGSMTPVTLRRQSFQSWTSYTGPASSQDVEVVARSGGCSVG